Within the Sulfurospirillum barnesii SES-3 genome, the region CGAGCCAAATTACCCGCAATCTTAAGAAGCAAGGTTGATTTACCTACCCCTGGGCTTCCACCAATCAGCGTAAGGCTACCTTGAACAATACCTCCACCTAAAACGAGGTCTAATTCTGTATCTCCTGAGCTGAAACGCTCAATCTGTTCAAAACTCACTTCCGTAATAGGAATTGCGCTACCCTGCGTCGATGAGGGCTTAGAATTAATCTCTTTTAAAACCTCAATTTGGTTTTGTGAAAGCTCTATATATTCATCCCATGCACCACAATTTGGGCATTTTCCAAGCCATTTAGCACTTTGGTGTCCACAGGCTTGACACTCAAATAAAATCTGTTTTTTAGCCATTGACGTTGGTAAAAATGGAATCTAGTATGGTATCAATATAATCATCAGCATTAAAAACGATTAAATCATCGCGTCCTTCACCGACACCCACATACAAAATAGGCAGTTGTAAAGCTTTTGCAATGCCAAAAAGTGAACCACCTTTCGCGGTGCCATCCAGTTTGGTAATAATAATGCCATCAATGTTTATCATTTCATGAAAGGCTTTGGCTTGATTAATCGCAGAGCTTCCTTGTGTGCCATCTAAGATAAGAATCTTACGATGCGGTGCTCCACTGAGCGCTTTATCGCAAATGCGGACAATTTTTTTCAATTCATTGGAGAGATTGACTTGATTGTGCAATCGTCCTGCGGTGTCAATAATCACATGGTCAATTTTTTTAGCGACAGCTGAACTAATCGTATCGTAAGCAACCGCAGAGGGATCATGCCCTTGTTGGGTATAAATGATACCCACATCAATTTTTTCAGCCCAGCTTTTTAGTTGCTCAATCGCTGCTGCTCTAAAGGTATCTGCAGCACCTAAAAGGACACTTTGATGCTCTTTTTTATAGGTCTGTGCCAGTTTGGCAATCGTTGTGGTTTTTCCTGCTCCATTAACACCAATAATAAGCTCAACAAATGGTTTTTGTGATGAAAGGATAGGCGCATTTTCATACATAAAGTACGATTGAAGGACACGTTTAACATCAGAACGCACAAGCATTTGGGAGGGAGGCAAGTAATAAATAATTTCCTCAACCAATTCGTAAGGAATATCTGATTCAATCAGAATCTCTTCTAAAAGGGTTTTGTCAATTTTTTCAACCTTTTCAGGCAAAATCTCTTTAATAGCCCCTAAGGTTTTACCCAGTCCTTTTTTAATAAAACTAAACATTAGAGCACTTTTTTAATGTCAGCATCAATCATCTCTTCAGGAATTGCACCAACATAATGCGTCGAATAGTTGCCATTTCTATCATAAAGAAACATAAAAGGAATATTTTTAACGCCACCCACATTTTTTGCAAATTCGAAGTTTTCAGGACCATTGGTAATGATGTAATTAATCGCATTAAATTTGATAAAACTTTGAATTTCTTCATTGGATTTATTCTCTTCTAAAAGAACACTAATGATGACAAAATGCTCTTTGTATTTTTCTTGAAGATTAATGAGGTGTGGAATTTCAGCTTTGCATGGTGGGCACCACGTGGTAAAAAAATTGACTAAAACAACTTTATTTTCAAAACCTGAAAAGGTAAATCCTTTTTCTGTGGGATTGGCTTGAATACTCTTTCCATAAACGTCTTGAAGTGTTATTTTCTCACGTTTAAGTGTTTGAGGTGAGCTCATATTTTTATCTTCATCTTTTCTTTTTTTGTCGGAAGAACATCCTTGAAAAAAGAGGATGGAGCATGAGACAAACAGTGTGAGCCAAAACTTCATTATAATCCTTTTTTATAGTAAAATAAGTATGATTGTATTCAAAGAAGGCTTAAAATGACAACAATGAAAAAAATTAAGTTTGAAACAAAATCAGAATTTCGGGCATTTGCTAGGGAAAAATTAGCCTCTCTTCCTCCTGCTTATGCACGTGATAAAAAGATGCAACGTATGCTTTTTGATTTGATTTGTCACACAAAAGTTCGCTCACTTTTACTCTATGTTTCATTGCCTATAGAAGTCTCTACAAACGGACTTATCGCTACATGTAGACGTAAAAAACTGAAGGTCTATGTTCCATTTATGGAAGGTATTAGTTTCAAGATGGTAGAATGGAGATTGCCTTTAGAAAAAAAAAGATTTAACATTAAAGAGCCTAAAAACTCTTTGGCTGTTAAACCAAAAATTGATTTTGCCATAGTGCCTGTCATTGGGGTTGATGGGGCACTTAAGAGAATTGGTTTTGGAAAAGGGATGTATGATCGTTTTTTTGCATCACTCAAACCAAAACCTCCAGTAGCCTTTGTTCAAAAGGAGTTTTGCATGACACCAACTCATTTGTCTGAAGCGCACGATATTGGAGCAGATATTTATTTAACCCCAAATAAAACTATTATTAAAAGAGGGAAAAATGGTTCTAGAGTCATTAGCCGTTGGAGGAGCCGCCGTAGTGAGCGGCGTTGCGGGGTTTTTTATCGCAAAAAAGATGGAAGTTGCCAACTATGAAATTCATATAGCACAAGCCAAAGCCAAAGCCAAAGCCATTGAGCATGAAGCAGAGTTGGTCTTAAGTAACAGCAATATTAAAATTAAAGAAGCGGAGCTTGAAGCCAAGCGTAAATACGAAGACAGGACGATTGCTCTTAAAAAAGAGCATTCAGAGAAGATGCTTGAGCTTGAGAAAAAAGAGCGTGGATATAAGGATGAGTTGAAGAAAATCACCAAAGAGCGTGAAGAGATTCAAACCATACAAAACAGTGCTAATTCCTTATTTGAAGAGGGTAGAAATCTGCAAGAGATGTATCGTGCAAAAGTGGACGAGGCGCTTTTAGTGCTTGAACGCTCTTCTGGTTTAACACAAAATGAAGCCAAAGAGATTGTTTTAGCCAAAGTAGAAGAGCAATCACGTGCGGAAATTGCCCATACGGTAAGACGTTTAGAAGAAGAAGCCAAACAGGATATTAAACGCCGTGTTAACTACATTTTAGCACAGGCGACAACTCGTTTTGCAGGTGAGTTTGCTGCTGAGCGTTTGATTAATGTGGTCAATATTAAAGATGATGAGCTTAAGGGTCGTATTATCGGGAAAGAGGGTCGAAACATTAAGACCTTAGAGATGCTTTTGGGCGTTGATATTATTATTGACGATACGCCAAATGCCATTATTTTAAGTAGCTTTAACCTTTACCGTCGTGCGATTGCAACCAAAGTCATTGAGCTTTTGGTGCAAGATGGAAGAATTCAGCCAGCACGCATTGAGGGAATTTATGAGAAAGTTAAAGATGAGTTTGACCATAGTTTAATGGAAGAGGGTGAGAATATCGTTATTGATTTGGGGCTGACTAAGGTTCATCCAGAGCTTGTGAAGTTGATTGGTCGTCTAAAATTTCGTGCCAGTTATGGTCAAAATGCACTGGGACACTCTTTGGAAGTGGCGCATCTTGCAGGCATTATTGCGGCTGAAACAGGAGGCGATGTCCTTTTAGCCAGACGAGCAGGTATTTTACATGATATTGGTAAAGCCTTGACGCATGAAACAGCGGGGAGTCACGTTGATTTGGGGGCAGAAATTTGCCGTCGATACAAAGAACATGATGTGGTTATTAACGCTATTTATGCGCACCATGGGCATGAAGAGCCAACCTCTGTTGAATCTGCTGCTGTGTGTGCTGCTGATACACTCTCAGCTGCTCGTCCAGGAGCTCGTCGAGAGGTTTTAGAGAGCTTTTTAAAACGGGTTCAAGATATTGAAGATATTGCGAAAAGCAAGCCAGGTATTAAACAAGTGTATGCCATTAATGCAGGTCGAGAGATTCGCGTGATTGCGAATGCTAAGCTTATCAATGATGATGAAGCCGTCTTGCTTGCCAAAGAGATTGCTCAGGAGATTGAGAGTAAAGTACAATATCCTGGTGAAATCAAGGTAAATGTCATTCGAGAGCTTCGTGCTATTGATTTTGCACGCTAATTGTTTTTACATGTAGAGGGTTATCCCTCTACATGACTGCTTTTTTGATGGAAATTTAATGCACACACACTACACCTTTAAAACCCTCTTTCATGCCATAAAACAGTATCAAAAAGAGTTGATTCTTGCCAATATGATCGCACTCTTTGCTGTGATGATTCACACTCCTGTCCCTTTGCTTATGCCAATGCTTGTTGATGAAGTCTTGCTAAAGCAGAGCGGTTTTTTAACCACACATATTGATGCACTTTTTGGACAAGCAAGCCCTGCTTATGTTTATATTATGATTGTATTGGTCATCGTCATTGCTTTAAGAGTTTGTTTCTTTTTACTCAATTATATGCAAACAAAACTTTTTACCATTGTTTCTAAAAACATTGCCTTTAAAATGCGTGAGCATGTTTTAGCACATCTAAGCAAGGTGGCTATGAATCAGTTTGAGTTTTTTGGTTCGGGTAAAGTCGCTTCATTGATGGTGACGGATATTGAAACGATTGATAATTTTCTAGGCGTTTTTGTTAGCCGTTTAATTATTTCCTTATTAAGTATCATAGGGGTTGGTGCGGTGCTTTTGATGATTCATTGGCAACTGGCACTTTTTATTTTAATTTTAAATCCTATCGTCATTCTTCTTACGACTAAAATGGCTAAAAAGGTAGCAAAGCTTAAAAAAGAGCAAAACAGTGCGTTTGAGCTTTTTCAAGAATCTCTCTTAGAAGCACTGGAGATGTTTGTTCAAATTCGAGCGACCAATAAAGAAAAACTCTTTTTTGATAGGGTACAAGAGAGTGCACGGCGTATTAAAGAGCGTTCCATTATTTTTGGCTATAAAAGCGATGGTGCAAACCGACTCTCTTTTTTGATTTTTCTCTCAGGTTTTGAGCTTTTTAGAGCGGCGAGTATTTTTGTGGTTGCCTACAGTGATTTGAGTATTGGTTCGATGTTGGCAATTTTTGGCTACCTTTGGGTGATGATGCCCTCCATTCAAGATATTTTAAATATCCAATATTCGTATCATAATGCGCAAAAAGCATTGGATAGAATTAACGAAATTTTATCATTAAAAGCAGAAGAAAAAGGGTTACATGTAAAGAACCCTTTTGCGCAAAATAAGACCAATGCTATTGAGCTAAAAGGCGTTAGTTTTAGCTATGATGATAGCAAGCAAATTTTAGAGGACATTAATATGTCAATCCCTCGGGGAGCTAAAATTGCCATTATTGGTGCAAGTGGCAGTGGAAAGACAACATTGGCGCATTTATTGGTAGGGCTTTATCCTCTTACTCAGGGTGATATTTTAATTGATGGGATTTCAACACAAGAGATTGGTTTGGATGTGGTGCGAGACCATGTTTTTCTGGTTTTGCAAAATCCTCAACTTTTTAATGCCTCGTTAGCCCAGAATTTGATGATTGATGAAAAAACGGATAAGGCGTTGGTTCAAAAAGCCTTGCACATTGCCCAGTTAGAGAGCTTTATTGAAGAGCTTCCTTTCGGACTAGATACACAGATTGGGAAGCATGGTCTTAAACTCTCAGGAGGGCAAAGGCAACGCTTAAGTATCGCACGGATGGTATTGCAAAATCCTAATATTGTGGTTTTAGATGAATCAACATCCGCTTTAGATGTTCACACAGAGGCAAAGCTTTTTGGTGCCCTTGAAGCGTATTTGGAAAGTAAAACGACCATTATTATTGCCCACAGGTTAAGTACCATTAAAAAGGCGGATTATATTTATGTGCTGGATAAAGGTAAAATTTTAGAATCAGGAACACACGAGCAGTTAATGCGTGAAGAAGGCGCATTTTTTAACTATAAACGTTTATCGTAAAGAAGGAGAAAGAAAATGAAAAAAATAGGAATGAGTTTTTTATTAAGTATGATGATGCTGTCAGGCCTTTATGGTTCAGCAGAAGAGCAATTATTGGATGCCTCCAATGTGCTTAAAAATATGATACGTGACTCTAAAGTCAACATCCCACCACGGGTGCTCTCCAGTACACAAGCGATTGCCATCTTTCCTGCTACGATAGAGATTAGTTTCTTTCTAGGGGGAAAAACAGGCAACGGGGTTATGGTGGTGCGTCAAAGTGATGGTTCATGGAGCCATCCATTTTTTGTAAAATTAGGGGGTGCAGGGCTTGGATTTCAAATTGGGGTAGAGAAAAAAGATATTTTGATGCTCTTTAAAAGCCGTGACATCGTCCAAAAACTTGCCAACAATAAAATGACACTAGGGGTCGATGCTTCTGTAGCAGCTGGACCTGCGGGGGATAGTATTGGAAGAGGAAGCGAAGTTGATTTTTCTTCAGAAGTGTATACGTACACCAAAACACAAGGGGCGTTTGTGGGTGTTTCGTTTGATGGTTCCGTGATGAATCATGATTACGATAAAAACATCGAACTGTATGGCAATAATGTGATGCCAGAGCAGATTGTACAATCAGATGGCTTGCTTTCATCGTATGCGATAGAAGAGTTTCTAAAAAGTATCCAGCAGTTGACTCATTAAGGATTGTTGTGGAAGATATTTTTAACGCATTAATCACCTATGGATATATTATTTTATTTTTCTACTCGTTTGGGGGTGGCATGGTTGCTATTATTGCAGCGGGTGTCCTCTCTTACGCAGGAAAAATGGATTTGAGTACCTCTATTGTCGTTGCAGGTACTGCTAATGTCATTGGAAGTGCCTTTTTATTTTACATGGGGCGCTACAATAAAAAAGCATTTATGCCCTACATCAAAGCGCACCGCAGAAAATTAGCGCTGAGCCATCTTTTAATGAAAAAGTATGGTGATAAAATTATTTTTTTCCAAAAGTTTATTTATGGGCTTAAAACACTGGTGCCTCTTACGATTGGATTAACCAAATATTCACAAGTGAAATTTCATACGCTCAACACCATTTCAGCTTTTTTATGGGCATTTATTTTAGGATTAGGTAGTTATTTAGCAGGTGAGCTTTTAATGCGCATTGCCGCATATTTTTCGGACAATACGTTTATGGCACCCCTCATTCTTCTCTCAATTCTTGGACTGATTTGGTTTTACTTTCAAAAGGCGACACAAAAGAAGCGCTAAAGCGCTTCTTTGCTCGTATAAACTTAGAAAATTTTATTGCTTATGATGAGCATTTTTTGCTCAAAACGACTCATGAATTCATCGTAGGCTTTTTTCGTTTCACTTAGGGTACAAATTAAACTTTTCATGGCGCACCTCTGTTTTAAATTTTCCATATTGTAATAAAAAAATTATTTATGCTATAATTTTATTTCAAAATGAAATATTAGGAGAAAAAATGCCAGATATTTTAAGTGTCTTCCATAAAATTAAAGATATTCTCTCCGAAGAGCTGGGCGAGCGAAAAGTGTTTGATAAAGATGTTGCTGAAGCCTTAGGCATCAATCAACTCACTTTGGCCACCATGAAAAATCGTGCAAAACTTCCTTATAAAGAGATTTTAGAGTTTTGTGCGAAACGTAAAATTTCGATTAATTGGCTTTTATTTGACCAATTTGTTGAGAGCCTACAAGCCCAGACCGATAAATTTGCAAGGGTGCATTATTTTAAAGACATTTACGCCTCAGCAGGTGGTGGTGCTTTGAATGAGGAAGAAGAAGGTGAAATGATGTACTTGGATGAAGAAATTGTTCAAAAACTAGGTGGGCTTGGGATGATTAAGCATATTCAAGCGATTAATGTTTTAGGCGATTCCATGGAACCAACCCTTTTTAGCGGTGATGTTGTTTTTATTCACAAAGAGTATACCAATGCTCGAAAAGCAGGCATTTATGTGGTTTCAACCCCTGCGGGGCTTTTTATTAAACGTTTGCACGTGCATGCCAATGGTACGGTTGCTTTGGTTTCAGACAACGAAGCGTATACCCCTGAAGTGATGCAAGCAGATGATGTGAAAGTCTTAGGAAAAGTGGTTGGTAAACTCTCTACCAATGTGTAGCGTCTGCAAAACGCTACACGCATTTAGAGCTTAAAACTATTTTTGGCGAGACCAATACCCCGCAAGCAGAGCCCCTGAAATATTGTGCCAAACACTAAAAATTGCACCAGGTAACGCACTAAGAGGGGTAAAATATTTCATAGCAAGAGCAACCGCAAGTCCTGAATTTTGCATCCCCACTTCAATGGCAATGGTTTTACAAATTTTATGCTCAAATCCCATAAAGCGTGCTATCCAATAGCCACTAAAGAGTCCTGTAAGGTTATGTAACATAATTCCCACAATGACCATGAGCCCAATACTAGCAATTCTTCCTTGATTAAGTGCAACGACAATGGCGATAATCAAGACAATGGCTAGCATTGAAAGTGTCGCCAAATAGGGCTCATAGCGTTTAATGAAGCGATGAAGAAAATAGTTTACAATCACTCCTACAAACACAGGTGCTAAAACCAGTTGCAAAATGCTAATGAGCATATCGCTTGCTGGGACAGGAACCGTCTGCCCCACATACAAAAGGCTTAAAAAAGGTGTTGCCACAATAGAAAGCAAGGTTGATGTGATGGTCATCGTAATGGAAAGGGCTACATCACCTTTGGCTAAATAGGTAATGACATTGGACGCCGTACCACCTGATACCGCTCCTACGAGTACCATTCCAATGAGTAGCTCTGTTGAAAACCCTAAGGCTTTGGAAAGCAAGAGAGCTGCAAGAGGCATGATGGTAAATTGCAAGAGTATGGTTAAAATAATCGGTTTTGGTTTTTTCAAAACACGTGCAAAATCTTCTAAACGTAAGGTGACACCCATAAAAAACATAATGGCGACCAACAAGGGGGTGATATAGGCCTTGTACGGCACAATGTGCTCAGGTACACTGTACGCCAGAATGGAAAAAAGCAGTGCCCATAAGGGGAAAAGGGTGTTAATGCGTGCAATCATCATAAAAATCCTTTGTGAAAGTAACGTGAAACAAAAGAGGAAATTATAGCAGAAGTGGGTAAAAGAGGGTTTACATGTAAAGCATGGAAGCTTTACATGTAAGGCACGATTAGAGTGTGTCTTTGATTTCGATGGTGAGCATTTTATCGTCTTGAGTGATGCTGTCAAGCACTTTAAAGCTCTCTTTATCCTCTTTATCAATTGCACCAAAAACGGTGTGAACGCCATCTAAGTGAGGGCAGTCTACAAAGCAGATAAAAAATTGGCTTCCACCTGTGTTGGGACCTGCGTGTGCCATCGAGAGACTTCCTCGTTTGTGTTTACTTTTTTGACCACGGCATTCGCACGCAATATTCCAGCCAGGACCTCCTGTACCTCTACCGCTTGGACATCCGCCTTGTGCCATAAAATTTTTAATCACACGGTGGAAAATAAGCCCATCGTAGAATTTATCGTTGGCAAGGGTCGCAAAGTTTGCTACAGCAATGGGTGTCTCTTCAGGGTTTAGTTTAATGACAATATCGCCTTTTTCGGTTTTAATGATGGCATATTGAAACGCTAAGAGTTGCTCTTTGGTGTAGTCGTATGTTTTGAGTTTACTCATGAATGAAACCTTTAAAATGTTAAATAAAAACGCCATTATAACCATCTATTCCTATAAGCGGGATTAACCTTTTTGTGTAGTATTTGTCAAGGAATTTGCTATACTTTTTGAAGATAAAAATAAGGATGAGAGATGCATCAGCCTTTAAGTTTATTGCTCATTGAAGATGACAGTGCTTTGCGCACAGAATTAGAGGCATTTTTGAGTGATTTTTTCGATGAAATTATCTCGTGTGACTCTGCAGAAAATGCTTATACGTATTATGAAAAAAAGCGTTTTGATGTTGTGGTCAGCGATATTGAATTGCCTGCACAAAACGGTTTAGCATTTATTGAAAAAATCAAGAAAAAAAATCCTTCTCAAATGGTGCTTGTCATCTCTGCGTATAAAGAGGTGGACTATTTTCTAAAAAGCATTGAGCTTGGTATTTTTAGTTTTTTAACCAAACCCTTTGATAGCCAACATCTTATCAATACTTTTTTTAAAGTCACCGCACTTTTACGTAAAGAACACAATCATGATTGCTCTCATCATCGGCTTGTTTTAAGCGAGGGTGTTGTCTTTGATAGGCAAGAACATACGTTACATGTAAAGGGTGTTTTGCAAGAGTTAACCGCAAAAGAAGAGCTTTTACTCTCTCTCTTAGCCAAACATGTCAATCAATTTGTCCGCAATGAACATTTGTGTCACGCAGTCTGGAAGAGCGAGGAGGTCAATAGCTCAACACTGCGAGCTTTGGTGAAGCGTTTACGAGATAAATTGGGGTATGATGAGAGCATTATCAATTTAAAAAACAGGGGCTATAAATTACGAATGAATCATCTTTAAGAGATGATTTTCAGGAATTCCAAGAAAGTAGCCTTGCGCATAATCAATGCCTAGTTTTTGAACCATTTTAAGCTCCTCATCACTTGATACATACTCCGCAACAACCTTGATGTTCATTTTATGCGCCATTTCGGTAATGGACTCAACAATGCTTTGGCTTTTAAAATTATTTGCAATGCCTTTAATAAATTGCCCATCAATTTTCAAAAGGTCAATACCTAAGGCTTGTAGGCGGTTGAGATTTGATCGATCACTCCCAAAATCATCAAGCGCTAAATGGTACCCCATCTCTTTGATGCGCTTTAGGTTTGCAAGCGTATGGGTATCGGTATCGCTTAAAATAATATTTTCCAAAATTTCAAACGTCACACACGCAGGGTCAATACTAAAATAATGTTGTTTTGCCAATACAAAATCAAGAAACGAATCTGAAAGCAGGTCTTCACTGGTAAGGTTGATAGAAAAATGAATCTTTGTTCCTGAGAATGTTTTAAAGACTTTATGGATCATCATACGGGTGATACTGCTCATCAGTCCACTACGACGTGCGGCTTCTAAAAAATAAGCAGGGGGAATAATGTCATCTTTATCTTCAATGCGTGCGAGGCATTCGTACTTTTCAATGGTGAGGGTTTTGGTATCCACAATGGGTTGAAAATATGGAATTAAACGGTCTGCTTCAAGCGCACTGCGTAATTTTTGAATCCACAGCGTGTCTGATTGTGATTTTTGAATGGATGTATTTTCCGTGTTGTAAATGCTGATTTGATTGGGGAGCCCTTTTAAACGAGCTTCTCTTAATGCTGTTCTTGCGTTAGAAAGCAGTACAGATGCATGCGTAGATGTGGCAATGCCACATGAGAGGGTGAGGTAAGTAGGGCTTTCATCATCATTCTCACACACAGGTGTTTCTCTGAAAAAGGCTTGTACTTGAATGGCAAATGCGTTGGGGTCGTTCAGGCTTGGATTGAAGACGATGACAAATTCATCGGAGTTGTAACGGTAAAGGTGTGCTTCTTCGGAGAGGTTATAGCTTAGATATTCAGCCACTTTTTTGAGCACTTCATCGGCAAAGGCACTGCCATACATTTGGTTTATCAAACTAAAATCATCGATATTATAAAGCATAAGTGTCAGCGGGTGTTGGGACTCATACTGCTCTAAAAAATCGTACAAGACTGAGGCATTATGCAGCTGGGTTAAGGGGTCAATCGTTAGAAAATCTTGCATAATTTTGTGTTGTTTAAAGAGCTTTTGATTAAGCTGTGTTTGACACAAGGACTCATTTTTACGCTCTTCTACGAGGGTACTTGCCGTAAAAAGTGTTTCAATGAGTTGGTCAAAATCAATGGGTTTTAAAATGTAACCATTCACATTATTGCGAATACTCTCTAAAAAATACTCGGTTTCATTATGGGCTGAGACAATAATAATCACTTGCTTTGAATTGAGAAGTTTAATTTGCTTGATCAGCTCAATGCCGTTCATATGGGGCATATTAAGATCTGTGATGACTATATCGTAAGCCATTGGGGATGCTTTGTATTTTTCCAGAGCATCAATGCCATTATTTGCCTCATCAATATGGTCAAAAAGATCGTTTAAAAGGGCAACGGTGTTTTCCCGCAACACAAGGTCATCTTCAACATACAAAACGTGTAAAGATGCGGTACGTTGAATGAGCTCATTGAGATTCATTGGTGAGACTCTCCATCAAGTTTGATGATAAATTGTGCTCCCATACTACCATTATTTGCAAGAATTTTACCTTTGCAATGCTCTTCAATAATAATTTTTGACATATAAAGCCCTAAGCCAGATCCATTTTTTTCACTTTTAGTAGAAAAATAAGGTTCAAACATATGCTCTAAGACTTCAGGGCTCATGCCTCCAGCATTATCTTCAATATAAATACACTGCCAAGCATCCTCTTGCTTAATGGTAATATAAATATGTGGATTTTGAATAGAACGCTCTTTAATAACATCTTCCGCATTTTTAAGAATATTTAAAATCACCTGTGTGACCTCATTGGCATAGGTGTAAATGGCTTTGGTTTCGTAGACTTGAACATTGATGGCGATGCCATTGACTTCCAATGCTTTACCAATAATCTCAAGGGTTTTACTGATAAGTTGCGGTAGGCTCACCCGCTCTTGTTGTTTATTGGGTTTAAAAAAATTACGAAAATCATCAATGGTATGCGTGAGAAATTGCACATACGACTCGATGCGATTCATAGACTCTTCTAAAAAAACTTTACTGGCTTCTTGCTCTTCTTTACTGCTTCCTAGAAGGCGATTGAGTGTAAGTTTAAGTCTAATGGAAGCCGCAATCGTTGAGATAGAACCTAAAGGTTGCCTCCACTGATGGGCAATCATACTAATCATTTCACCCATTTGAGCTAGGCGTGATTGTTGTAAAATGTGTTTGTCTTTTTCTCTGTTTTTATGCACTTCTTCTTCAATTAAACGCTCTAGCGTCTGGTTGATTTCTCGTAATTCAAGGTGATTTTTACACGCGCGAATAGCATTTTCAAGTTTGTCATGAAAGGAATCAATAATGGCCTCAATGTGGGTTAATTCCTCTTCTTTAACTTCTAATAAAAAAGCAATCCAATCTTCTGCAATCTTTACATGTAAAAGTTTTTTACCACTTTTGTGTTCACGTTTCATCGTAGTTTTATCGTTGTATGAGGGGGGAGAAAAAAGTGGGATAAAGGCTTTTTTTCCGTAAAAACAGACACGGGTAAAGCCCTG harbors:
- the ftsY gene encoding signal recognition particle-docking protein FtsY gives rise to the protein MFSFIKKGLGKTLGAIKEILPEKVEKIDKTLLEEILIESDIPYELVEEIIYYLPPSQMLVRSDVKRVLQSYFMYENAPILSSQKPFVELIIGVNGAGKTTTIAKLAQTYKKEHQSVLLGAADTFRAAAIEQLKSWAEKIDVGIIYTQQGHDPSAVAYDTISSAVAKKIDHVIIDTAGRLHNQVNLSNELKKIVRICDKALSGAPHRKILILDGTQGSSAINQAKAFHEMINIDGIIITKLDGTAKGGSLFGIAKALQLPILYVGVGEGRDDLIVFNADDYIDTILDSIFTNVNG
- a CDS encoding TlpA family protein disulfide reductase, giving the protein MKFWLTLFVSCSILFFQGCSSDKKRKDEDKNMSSPQTLKREKITLQDVYGKSIQANPTEKGFTFSGFENKVVLVNFFTTWCPPCKAEIPHLINLQEKYKEHFVIISVLLEENKSNEEIQSFIKFNAINYIITNGPENFEFAKNVGGVKNIPFMFLYDRNGNYSTHYVGAIPEEMIDADIKKVL
- a CDS encoding 5-formyltetrahydrofolate cyclo-ligase gives rise to the protein MTTMKKIKFETKSEFRAFAREKLASLPPAYARDKKMQRMLFDLICHTKVRSLLLYVSLPIEVSTNGLIATCRRKKLKVYVPFMEGISFKMVEWRLPLEKKRFNIKEPKNSLAVKPKIDFAIVPVIGVDGALKRIGFGKGMYDRFFASLKPKPPVAFVQKEFCMTPTHLSEAHDIGADIYLTPNKTIIKRGKNGSRVISRWRSRRSERRCGVFYRKKDGSCQL
- the rny gene encoding ribonuclease Y — encoded protein: MVLESLAVGGAAVVSGVAGFFIAKKMEVANYEIHIAQAKAKAKAIEHEAELVLSNSNIKIKEAELEAKRKYEDRTIALKKEHSEKMLELEKKERGYKDELKKITKEREEIQTIQNSANSLFEEGRNLQEMYRAKVDEALLVLERSSGLTQNEAKEIVLAKVEEQSRAEIAHTVRRLEEEAKQDIKRRVNYILAQATTRFAGEFAAERLINVVNIKDDELKGRIIGKEGRNIKTLEMLLGVDIIIDDTPNAIILSSFNLYRRAIATKVIELLVQDGRIQPARIEGIYEKVKDEFDHSLMEEGENIVIDLGLTKVHPELVKLIGRLKFRASYGQNALGHSLEVAHLAGIIAAETGGDVLLARRAGILHDIGKALTHETAGSHVDLGAEICRRYKEHDVVINAIYAHHGHEEPTSVESAAVCAADTLSAARPGARREVLESFLKRVQDIEDIAKSKPGIKQVYAINAGREIRVIANAKLINDDEAVLLAKEIAQEIESKVQYPGEIKVNVIRELRAIDFAR
- a CDS encoding ABC transporter ATP-binding protein, which codes for MHTHYTFKTLFHAIKQYQKELILANMIALFAVMIHTPVPLLMPMLVDEVLLKQSGFLTTHIDALFGQASPAYVYIMIVLVIVIALRVCFFLLNYMQTKLFTIVSKNIAFKMREHVLAHLSKVAMNQFEFFGSGKVASLMVTDIETIDNFLGVFVSRLIISLLSIIGVGAVLLMIHWQLALFILILNPIVILLTTKMAKKVAKLKKEQNSAFELFQESLLEALEMFVQIRATNKEKLFFDRVQESARRIKERSIIFGYKSDGANRLSFLIFLSGFELFRAASIFVVAYSDLSIGSMLAIFGYLWVMMPSIQDILNIQYSYHNAQKALDRINEILSLKAEEKGLHVKNPFAQNKTNAIELKGVSFSYDDSKQILEDINMSIPRGAKIAIIGASGSGKTTLAHLLVGLYPLTQGDILIDGISTQEIGLDVVRDHVFLVLQNPQLFNASLAQNLMIDEKTDKALVQKALHIAQLESFIEELPFGLDTQIGKHGLKLSGGQRQRLSIARMVLQNPNIVVLDESTSALDVHTEAKLFGALEAYLESKTTIIIAHRLSTIKKADYIYVLDKGKILESGTHEQLMREEGAFFNYKRLS
- a CDS encoding lipid-binding SYLF domain-containing protein, translating into MKKIGMSFLLSMMMLSGLYGSAEEQLLDASNVLKNMIRDSKVNIPPRVLSSTQAIAIFPATIEISFFLGGKTGNGVMVVRQSDGSWSHPFFVKLGGAGLGFQIGVEKKDILMLFKSRDIVQKLANNKMTLGVDASVAAGPAGDSIGRGSEVDFSSEVYTYTKTQGAFVGVSFDGSVMNHDYDKNIELYGNNVMPEQIVQSDGLLSSYAIEEFLKSIQQLTH
- a CDS encoding DedA family protein, with protein sequence MEDIFNALITYGYIILFFYSFGGGMVAIIAAGVLSYAGKMDLSTSIVVAGTANVIGSAFLFYMGRYNKKAFMPYIKAHRRKLALSHLLMKKYGDKIIFFQKFIYGLKTLVPLTIGLTKYSQVKFHTLNTISAFLWAFILGLGSYLAGELLMRIAAYFSDNTFMAPLILLSILGLIWFYFQKATQKKR
- a CDS encoding LexA family transcriptional regulator translates to MPDILSVFHKIKDILSEELGERKVFDKDVAEALGINQLTLATMKNRAKLPYKEILEFCAKRKISINWLLFDQFVESLQAQTDKFARVHYFKDIYASAGGGALNEEEEGEMMYLDEEIVQKLGGLGMIKHIQAINVLGDSMEPTLFSGDVVFIHKEYTNARKAGIYVVSTPAGLFIKRLHVHANGTVALVSDNEAYTPEVMQADDVKVLGKVVGKLSTNV